A part of Vigna radiata var. radiata cultivar VC1973A chromosome 11, Vradiata_ver6, whole genome shotgun sequence genomic DNA contains:
- the LOC106777145 gene encoding ribosomal RNA small subunit methyltransferase, mitochondrial has protein sequence MFGNERSMLRRVVPVAGFISRRLRAVRQVHGDGDGVGEERLHFHKSKGQHILINPRILDTIVRKSAINPTDTVLEIGPGTGNLTLKLLEAAHKVVAFEIDHRMVQVLEKRALKQGLNDKLRVIQKDAMKVLFPRFDLVVANIPYQISSPLVIKLVYGPRPFRSATLLLQKEFARRLLANPGDSEFSRLSVNVKLLADVELVMNVSKRDFLPSPKVDSSVVIIRPKPQVPNVDLREWRAFTSNCFNNRYKTLGSIFKNKRKVFELLKISNENDKASSHKGDDAEDEGGFTSFKEKIIGVLRTGEFEDKRPAKLSIEELLHLLSLFNQAGIYFANHGHLKREDRFDADD, from the exons ATGTTTGGGAATGAACGAAGCATGTTGAGGAGGGTGGTACCCGTAGCCGGGTTCATTTCTAGGAGGTTACGAGCAGTGCGGCAAGTGCATGGAGATGGAGATGGAGTTGGCGAAGAGCGTTTACATTTTCACAAGAGCAAAGGTCAACACATTCTCATCAACCCTAGAATTCTTGACACCATCGTTCGCAAATCCGCCATAAATCCAACCGACACTGTCCTCGAAATCGGACCCGGCACCGGCAACCTCACCCTCAAGCTTCTCGAAGCTGCGCACAAGGTAGTAGCATTCGAGATTGACCACCGCATGGTCCAGGTTCTCGAGAAGCGCGCTCTTAAACAAGGTCTCAACGATAAGCTCAGG GTTATACAAAAAGATGCAATGAAAGTCCTGTTCCCGCGGTTTGATCTTGTTGTGGCCAACATTCCTTATCAGATATCTTCCCCTCTCGTGATCAAACTGGTGTATGGGCCGAGGCCGTTTCGGAGTGCCACTCTTCTTCTTCAGAAAGAGTTCGCTCGAAGGTTGTTGGCTAATCCCGGTGACTCTGAGTTTAGCCGGCTGTCGGTGAATGTGAAGCTTCTGGCTGATGTAGAGCTTGTGATGAATGTAAGCAAGAGGGACTTTCTCCCTTCCCCCAAAGTTGACTCTTCAGTGGTCATAATCCGCCCTAAGCCTCAGGTTCCCAATGTGGATCTCCGTGAGTGGAGGGCTTTCACCTCGAATTGTTTTAATAACCGTTACAAGACACTGGGGTCAATTTTTAAGAATAAGAGGAAAGTCTTTGAGTTGCTCAAAATCTCTAATGAAAACGATAAAGCTTCTTCTCACAAGGGTGATGATGCTGAAGATGAAGGAGGCTTTACCTCGTTCAAGGAAAAGATTATTGGTGTGCTTAGAACGGGAGAGTTTGAAGATAAAAGGCCTGCAAAACTTTCTATCGAGGAGCTTCTGCATTTGCTCTCTTTGTTCAATCAAGCTGGCATTTATTTTGCAAACCATGGACATCTCAAGAGGGAAGATAGGTTTGATGCCGATGATTAG